The genomic DNA AGCCCCTCATTCAGAGTCTCATGGAATCTTTCTTCTTCATTCTTTATGACCTTTTGGATAAAGTCGGTCTTATTCTTTACTTCTGGATAAAAATCAACCATAATTTCCCCAACAACAGGAACCAGTTCAAACATGAATGGACGGTTGATGTTAATTTGCTTGGCAAAACGTACGGCTCTACGAAGCAATCTTCTTAACACATACCCTCGTCCCTCATTGGAAGGAAGTGCACCGTCACCAATAGCAAATGCCACAGTACGAATATGATCTGCAATGACTTTAAATGCTACATCAGACTCTTTACTTTTCCCATACTTTGCCCCAGAAATCTCTTCTGTTGCACGAATAATCGGCATAAATAAATCGGTATCAAAATTAGTAGGAACATTTTGAACAACCGAAGCCATTCTTTCAAGTCCCATTCCGGTATCAATGTTTTTCTTTGGTAGTGGAGTATATGTACCATCGGGATTATGATTAAATTCTGAGAAAACTAAGTTCCAAACCTCTAAATATCTGTCATTCTCTCCTCCAGGATACAACTCCGGATCACTTTCATCATTTCCATAGTCAGGTCCACGATCATAGAAAATTTCCGTATTTGGTCCACTAGGGCCTTCCCCGATATCCCAGAAGTTCCCCTCTAATCGAATAATTCGCTCTTCCGGTACCCCAATTTCTTTGCTCCAAATGTCAAACGCTTCGTCATCTTCTGGATGAATCGTAACAGAAAGTTTTTCCTTATCAAAACCTACCCATTTTTCATCAGTTAAAAATTCCCATGCCCAATGGATGGCTTCAACTTTAAAGTATTCTCCGATCGAGAAATTCCCTAACATCTCAAAAAACGTATGATGTCTTGCTGTTTTTCCAACGTTTTCAATATCGTTCGTACGAATAGATTTTTGTGCATTTGTAATTCTAGGATTATCAGGAATGACACGTCCATCAAAATATTTTTTTAATGTCGCTACCCCACTGTTAATCCAAAGCAAAGATGGGTCATCATGAGGAACAAGTGGAGCACTTGGTTCCACTGCATGTCCTTTTTCTTTAAAAAAGTCTAAATACATTTTTCGAATTTCTGAGCCTGTAAGCTTCTTCATTTATTTTCCCTCCAACATTTTCTCAACAAAAAAAGCCCTTCATCCCAAAACAGGGACGAGGAGCTTGCTCGCGGTACCACCCTGATTATGAATGCCAAAAAGCACTCATCTCTCAAAGACCTTTAACGCAGGTTAACGGCAGGAATTAGCTGCACTCCGGAATAGCTTTCTGTCATCCTTCGTCTAGAATTTCTTTCAGCCAAGGAAATTCCTCTCTACAGACGGTCTATCACATACTTGTTCCTTCAACATGTTTTCGTGAATTTTGAACTTTATAGTACGAATTATACTGATATGCTTTTATATTTGTCAACGTTGTCACATCAATTGATTATCGGATACATCTTTTGAAAAGTGTTGCTTGGCATGAAGAAGGCTCACCTTTAGAATGGCCATAATTGGTACGGCTAAGATCAGGCCTAATATTCCACCTATTTCACCACCTGCCAAAAGCGCGAACATAATCACTAAAGGATGCATATGCAAGCTCTTACCAACAATAAATGGAGATAATATATTTCCCTCTAAAAATTGGAGTAGAGCGATGATAATCACTACGAAGAGAATCATTTTTACACTAATTGTTGCAGCGATAATAACAGCTGGCACTGCACCGATAACAGGTCCAAAATATGGGATAATATTAGTTATCCCAACAATTAATCCAAGCAGCAGCGGATACCGTAAGTCGATGAACCAGAAGGATAAAGCTGAAATGGTACCAATCATCACGCATACTAAAAGCTGTCCCCTAATATAACTTCCTAGTGATTTGTCCACATCTCTTAAAAACAGTGTTCCCCCACTTCGCCATTTTTTCGGTGTAATATACCATACTGCCTTCTTTATCTTTTCATAATCTTTTAACATGTAAAAGGCGATAAAAGGGACGATAGCAAAAAGAAGGGCTGAATTGATGATTCCCATCCCTAAATTAACGGCTCTTGTTAGAGCATTATCAAGCATTCTTTCTACCCCTACAATGCTAGTATCGATCCTTTCTTGAAAAGCTACAGGCCAAGTAGAGGTTTTATCCTGAATTTCTTGAATCCACTCTCTGTATTGATTGGCGAAGCTTGGTGCATTTTCAGTCAAATCTCGTAGCTGGTGTATAATTGCCGGAATACCATTATACAGTGCTACACTTACACTTCCAAAAAACAATGTATATATAATTAAAACAGCTAACCATCTTGGTAAATAATTTTCATGAAGTGTTTCCACTACCGGGTGCATTAAATAAGAAATAAATGCAGCGATCATAAATGGAAGTACGACGATCATCGTGATTTTAAAAATGGGCAACCAGATGGGCTGTAGTTTCAGAAACACAAATAATACAATGAATAATAAAAGCAGGAAACCAAGCCGGTAATACCATTTTAAACGAATGTCCATTGTATCCACTCCTTGTCTATAGTTTAAAGTGGAATAGCAAGAATTATACAAAAAGAAAAGCCCCTTTTTCAGGGACTTTTCTTTGTATTAAAACATTTTTGAAATTCTTCGCTGCATTTTTCTCATTCCACGCCCTGACATCATTTTGTTTTTGCGAGCGTAATTATATGCAACAACACCTGCTCCAATTGCAATTGCAGAAGTTACCATTCGATTCATTTACCTCACCTCTTAGTAGATTTATGAGCTATATCGGCGTTCATCTTCTCCAAAAAGATCGTCTAATGAGCTTAATGTACCGTCTTCCTCAACTTGGTGAGTATTAATGATTCCTTTTGCTAAAGTTAGTTCAATGAAGCAGTTCCAGCAATAGTATTGGTTAATTCCAATTTTCCCGATATCTTTGCTTTGGCAGTTAGGGCATTTTAACATCGTAGACACCTCACGTATAGGTATATCTTA from Robertmurraya sp. FSL R5-0851 includes the following:
- a CDS encoding AI-2E family transporter; the encoded protein is MDIRLKWYYRLGFLLLLFIVLFVFLKLQPIWLPIFKITMIVVLPFMIAAFISYLMHPVVETLHENYLPRWLAVLIIYTLFFGSVSVALYNGIPAIIHQLRDLTENAPSFANQYREWIQEIQDKTSTWPVAFQERIDTSIVGVERMLDNALTRAVNLGMGIINSALLFAIVPFIAFYMLKDYEKIKKAVWYITPKKWRSGGTLFLRDVDKSLGSYIRGQLLVCVMIGTISALSFWFIDLRYPLLLGLIVGITNIIPYFGPVIGAVPAVIIAATISVKMILFVVIIIALLQFLEGNILSPFIVGKSLHMHPLVIMFALLAGGEIGGILGLILAVPIMAILKVSLLHAKQHFSKDVSDNQLM
- a CDS encoding YrzQ family protein encodes the protein MNRMVTSAIAIGAGVVAYNYARKNKMMSGRGMRKMQRRISKMF